One part of the Candidatus Alcyoniella australis genome encodes these proteins:
- a CDS encoding sulfurtransferase TusA family protein translates to MIEIDARGLSCPIPVVRTRQAMKDDPKSELSVLVDEMTQVENITRLGRSNGYQVQVQQADDAYKLILKPI, encoded by the coding sequence ATGATCGAAATCGATGCCAGGGGGCTATCGTGCCCGATCCCGGTTGTTAGAACGCGCCAGGCGATGAAGGACGATCCCAAGTCCGAGCTGAGCGTGCTGGTCGACGAGATGACCCAAGTTGAAAACATCACGCGCCTGGGCCGCAGCAACGGCTACCAAGTCCAGGTGCAGCAGGCGGACGACGCGTACAAGCTAATCCTTAAACCAATATGA
- a CDS encoding sigma-54 dependent transcriptional regulator, with amino-acid sequence MSDRILVIDDETKWSKFLQELLSKQGYVVETQSNPLEAVTQVESERFDLVITDSNMPKLDGLSLLKRVKEVHPNLPVIVIGSFTTVTNAIEAMKEGAFDYITKPFDVEHMRNVVSKALERVHLIQENRFFRQQPAEPYSVEDIIGRSPQMKEIYKLIGKVAATNTPVLILGESGTGKELVAHAIHAHSNRTEKPFVVVNCSALPESLLESELFGHVKGSFTGAIADKKGLLEEADGGTLFLDEVGDIPLPIQVELLRFLQEGEVRRIGGNITRKVNVRIITATNQNLTELMEKKTFRMDLYYRLNVVTVNLPPLRDREGDIFYLTQYFIDKYNQIEKKNVQGIGNDAIALLNSYDWPGNVRELQNFIERAIALCQGDLITMQDMPPHLAQKPQAQIAQSSFAELKERTISEFEVRMLRHYLSLANGNVTKASKLADMPRQSFHRLISKYKLQFSE; translated from the coding sequence ATGTCCGACCGCATTCTTGTAATCGACGACGAGACCAAGTGGAGCAAGTTCCTCCAGGAGCTGCTCTCCAAGCAGGGGTACGTGGTCGAGACCCAGAGCAATCCCCTCGAAGCCGTCACGCAAGTCGAATCGGAGCGCTTTGACCTGGTAATCACCGACTCGAACATGCCCAAGCTCGACGGGCTGTCGCTGCTCAAGCGGGTCAAGGAGGTGCACCCGAACCTGCCGGTAATCGTCATCGGCTCGTTCACCACGGTGACCAACGCCATTGAGGCGATGAAGGAAGGCGCCTTCGACTACATCACCAAGCCCTTTGACGTCGAGCACATGCGCAACGTGGTCTCCAAGGCGCTGGAGCGCGTGCACCTGATCCAGGAAAACCGCTTTTTCCGTCAGCAGCCCGCCGAGCCGTACTCGGTGGAGGACATCATCGGCCGCTCGCCGCAGATGAAGGAAATCTACAAGCTGATCGGCAAGGTCGCTGCGACCAACACCCCGGTGCTGATCCTCGGCGAGTCGGGCACGGGCAAGGAACTGGTGGCCCACGCGATCCACGCCCATTCCAACCGCACGGAAAAGCCGTTCGTCGTGGTCAACTGCTCGGCCCTGCCCGAGAGCCTGCTCGAGAGCGAGCTGTTCGGCCACGTCAAGGGCAGCTTCACCGGCGCGATCGCCGACAAGAAGGGCCTGCTCGAGGAGGCTGACGGCGGCACGCTGTTCCTGGACGAGGTCGGCGACATCCCGCTGCCGATTCAGGTCGAGCTGCTGCGCTTCTTACAAGAGGGCGAGGTCCGGCGCATCGGCGGCAACATCACGCGCAAGGTCAACGTGCGGATCATCACCGCCACCAACCAGAACCTGACCGAGCTGATGGAGAAAAAGACGTTCCGCATGGACCTCTACTATCGGCTCAACGTGGTGACGGTCAATCTGCCGCCGTTGCGCGATCGCGAGGGCGACATCTTCTACCTGACCCAGTACTTCATCGACAAGTACAACCAGATCGAGAAGAAGAACGTCCAGGGGATCGGCAACGATGCGATAGCCCTGCTCAACTCCTACGACTGGCCGGGCAACGTGCGCGAGCTGCAGAACTTCATCGAGCGCGCCATCGCCCTGTGCCAGGGCGACCTGATCACCATGCAGGACATGCCGCCGCACCTGGCGCAGAAACCGCAGGCGCAGATCGCGCAGTCCTCGTTCGCCGAACTAAAGGAACGCACGATCTCCGAGTTCGAGGTGCGCATGCTGCGTCACTACCTGAGCCTGGCCAACGGCAACGTGACCAAGGCCTCGAAGCTGGCCGACATGCCGCGCCAGAGCTTCCACCGCCTGATCTCCAAGTACAAGCTGCAGTTCAGCGAATAA